In Staphylococcus lloydii, the following proteins share a genomic window:
- the rpsO gene encoding 30S ribosomal protein S15, producing the protein MAISQERKNELIKEYRTHEADTGSPEVQIAVLTAEITALNTHLRTHKKDHHSRRGLLKMVGRRRHLLNYLRGKDIQRYRELIKSLGIRR; encoded by the coding sequence ATGGCAATTTCACAAGAACGTAAAAACGAACTTATTAAAGAATATCGTACGCATGAAGCAGACACTGGTTCACCAGAAGTACAAATCGCTGTATTAACTGCAGAAATCACTGCATTAAACACGCACTTACGTACACACAAAAAAGACCACCATTCACGTCGTGGTTTATTAAAAATGGTAGGTCGTCGTAGACACTTACTTAACTATTTACGTGGTAAAGATATTCAACGTTACCGTGAATTAATTAAATCATTAGGTATCCGTCGTTAA
- the truB gene encoding tRNA pseudouridine(55) synthase TruB: protein MYNGILPVYKNRGMTSHDVVFKLRKILGTKKIGHTGTLDPEVDGVLPICIGPATKVSDYIMDMGKTYHATVTLGSSTTTEDQTGEVLETRQLDNNALNISEIDKVIATFRGTITQIPPMYSSVKVNGKKLYEYARNNETVERPVRQVNIYQIERTGDLVYENGHCQFGIIVKCGKGTYIRTLATDIGKALDLPAHMSKLTRTSSGGFDINDSLSLEEISQLHEQEALQEKLFAIEYGLKGLPSIKIEDDDMKQKVLNGQKFFINDFDEPISGKIVMLEARTEKALAIYEPHPTKTDEIKPKRVFN, encoded by the coding sequence ATGTACAATGGCATCTTACCAGTATATAAAAATAGAGGCATGACGAGTCACGACGTCGTGTTTAAATTAAGAAAAATTTTAGGCACTAAAAAAATAGGGCACACCGGTACATTAGATCCAGAAGTCGATGGCGTATTACCTATTTGTATTGGACCAGCTACTAAAGTTAGTGATTACATTATGGATATGGGTAAAACTTACCACGCTACAGTTACTTTAGGGTCAAGTACGACGACTGAAGATCAAACTGGTGAGGTATTAGAGACAAGGCAGTTAGATAATAATGCTCTAAATATTTCTGAAATAGATAAAGTAATAGCAACTTTCCGAGGGACTATCACACAAATACCACCGATGTATTCTTCGGTTAAAGTAAATGGTAAAAAGCTATATGAATATGCAAGAAATAATGAAACTGTTGAACGTCCTGTAAGGCAAGTTAATATTTACCAAATTGAGAGAACAGGTGATTTGGTTTATGAAAATGGACATTGTCAATTTGGTATAATTGTTAAATGTGGCAAAGGTACTTACATAAGAACGTTAGCGACAGATATTGGTAAAGCATTAGATTTGCCAGCACATATGTCTAAATTAACGCGTACGAGTAGTGGTGGATTTGATATAAATGACAGCTTATCTTTAGAAGAGATATCACAGTTACATGAGCAAGAAGCGTTACAGGAAAAATTATTTGCTATAGAATATGGTTTGAAAGGTTTGCCATCTATCAAAATTGAAGATGACGACATGAAACAAAAAGTATTAAATGGACAAAAGTTCTTTATTAACGATTTTGATGAACCAATTTCTGGTAAAATAGTAATGCTAGAAGCACGCACGGAGAAAGCATTAGCGATATATGAACCTCATCCAACTAAAACTGATGAAATTAAGCCTAAGAGGGTTTTTAACTAA
- a CDS encoding L7Ae/L30e/S12e/Gadd45 family ribosomal protein has product MMKEKIVNFLGLAMRAGKVKTGESVIINEIKKHRIQLVIIAEDASENTKKVIQNKCESYHISFRIFGTRSELGQALGKAERVNVGITDQGFAKKLLSMIEEYRKE; this is encoded by the coding sequence ATGATGAAAGAGAAAATCGTAAATTTTTTGGGATTGGCTATGCGAGCGGGAAAAGTTAAAACGGGTGAATCAGTCATCATCAACGAGATAAAAAAACATAGAATCCAACTCGTTATTATAGCTGAGGACGCTTCAGAGAACACGAAAAAAGTAATACAGAACAAATGTGAAAGTTACCATATATCATTTCGTATATTTGGAACTAGATCAGAACTAGGACAAGCTTTAGGTAAAGCGGAACGTGTCAACGTAGGAATTACAGACCAAGGTTTTGCTAAAAAGTTGTTGTCAATGATAGAAGAATATCGTAAGGAGTGA
- the rimP gene encoding ribosome maturation factor RimP, which yields MSKIDQEVEALIKPVLDDLNFELVDVEFTKEGKDHFLRISIDKEGGVDLNDCTLASEKISEVMDKNDPIEQMYYLDVASPGAERPIKKEQDFQNAITKPIFVSLYAPIEGDKEWLGTLQSVNEDTIVMEVKEKAKTKTIEIPRNKIAKARHSVML from the coding sequence ATGAGTAAAATAGACCAAGAAGTTGAAGCGCTAATTAAACCCGTTTTGGATGACTTGAATTTTGAATTAGTAGATGTCGAATTCACTAAAGAAGGTAAAGATCATTTTTTACGCATTTCTATTGATAAAGAGGGTGGCGTTGACTTAAATGACTGCACATTAGCATCTGAGAAAATAAGTGAAGTAATGGACAAAAACGACCCTATAGAACAAATGTATTATTTAGATGTTGCTTCACCTGGTGCTGAAAGACCGATTAAAAAAGAACAAGATTTCCAAAATGCAATTACGAAACCTATCTTTGTTTCTCTCTATGCGCCAATCGAGGGTGATAAGGAATGGTTAGGTACATTACAATCGGTTAATGAAGATACAATTGTCATGGAAGTTAAAGAAAAAGCTAAAACAAAAACAATCGAAATACCAAGAAATAAAATAGCTAAAGCACGTCATTCTGTAATGCTTTAA
- the nusA gene encoding transcription termination factor NusA, with protein sequence MSSNELLLATEYLEKEKKIPREVLIDAIEAALITAYKKNYDSARNVRVELNMDEGIFKVIARKNVVEEVFDDRDEIDLSTALVKNPAYEIGDIYEEDVTPSDFGRVGAQAAKQAVMQRLRDAEREILYDEFIDKEEDIVTGLIDRVDHRYVYVNLGRTEAVLSEAERSPNEKYIPNERIKVFVNKVEQTTKGPQIYVSRSHPGLLKRLFEQEVPEIFDGTVIVKSVAREAGDRSKISVHADNPDIDAVGACVGSKGARVEAVVEELGGEKIDIVQWDEDPKVFVRNALSPSQVLEVIVDEENQSTIVVVPDYQLSLAIGKRGQNARLAAKLTGWKIDIKSESDAREAGVYPSNSSDDVATESIELDEENEDNNLDA encoded by the coding sequence GTGTCAAGTAACGAACTATTATTAGCTACTGAATATTTAGAAAAAGAAAAGAAAATACCAAGAGAAGTATTGATTGATGCTATCGAAGCAGCGTTGATTACTGCTTACAAGAAAAACTATGATAGTGCTCGCAATGTGCGCGTTGAATTAAACATGGATGAAGGTATCTTCAAAGTTATAGCAAGAAAAAATGTTGTAGAAGAAGTGTTCGATGACAGAGATGAAATCGATTTAAGTACAGCATTAGTTAAAAATCCAGCATATGAAATAGGTGACATTTACGAAGAAGACGTAACACCAAGTGACTTCGGACGTGTAGGTGCACAAGCTGCAAAACAAGCAGTTATGCAACGTCTAAGAGATGCTGAAAGAGAAATTTTATACGATGAATTTATTGATAAAGAAGAAGACATTGTAACAGGATTAATCGACAGAGTTGACCATCGTTATGTTTATGTCAACTTAGGACGTACTGAAGCAGTTTTATCTGAAGCAGAAAGAAGTCCAAATGAAAAATATATTCCAAACGAACGTATTAAAGTTTTTGTAAATAAAGTTGAACAAACTACAAAAGGTCCTCAAATCTATGTTTCAAGAAGTCATCCAGGCCTATTAAAACGTCTATTCGAACAAGAAGTTCCTGAAATCTTTGATGGTACTGTAATTGTTAAATCAGTTGCACGTGAAGCGGGTGACCGTTCTAAAATTAGTGTGCATGCTGATAATCCAGACATCGATGCTGTCGGCGCTTGTGTAGGGTCAAAAGGTGCTCGTGTTGAAGCTGTTGTAGAGGAACTTGGTGGCGAAAAAATTGATATCGTGCAATGGGATGAAGATCCAAAAGTCTTTGTTCGTAACGCATTGAGTCCATCTCAAGTGCTTGAAGTTATTGTTGACGAAGAAAATCAATCTACAATTGTAGTAGTACCAGATTATCAATTATCATTGGCTATTGGTAAACGTGGACAAAATGCGCGTTTAGCTGCTAAATTAACTGGTTGGAAAATAGATATCAAATCAGAAAGTGATGCACGTGAAGCTGGCGTATATCCTAGCAATTCTTCAGACGATGTAGCTACAGAATCTATTGAGCTTGATGAAGAAAATGAAGACAATAATCTTGATGCCTAA
- the rbfA gene encoding 30S ribosome-binding factor RbfA, whose product MMNMRAERVGEQMKQEIMDIVNNKVKDPRIGFLTITDVELTNDLSIAKVYLTVLGEQKQIDDTFKGLEKAKGFIKTELASRMRLRIVPELNFEYDESIDYGNKIERMIQDLHKKD is encoded by the coding sequence ATGATGAACATGAGAGCAGAACGTGTAGGCGAACAAATGAAACAAGAAATCATGGATATTGTAAATAATAAAGTAAAAGATCCGAGAATTGGATTTTTAACAATAACAGATGTAGAACTTACAAACGATCTTTCGATTGCAAAAGTTTATTTAACAGTTTTAGGTGAACAAAAACAAATTGATGATACGTTTAAAGGATTAGAAAAAGCTAAAGGTTTTATTAAAACAGAATTAGCTTCACGTATGAGATTACGTATCGTACCTGAATTAAACTTTGAGTATGATGAATCAATCGATTATGGTAATAAAATTGAACGTATGATTCAAGACTTGCATAAAAAGGATTAA
- the infB gene encoding translation initiation factor IF-2: MSKKRIYEYAKELNLKSKDVIDELKKMDVEVSNHMQALEDNQIVALDKIYKKDNQSDKGQAQQPKAQGQKQDNKKQQSSQKPAQGNKQDAKNNKKQNNKKQNNKNNKKQNRQNNKEQQTTKETPSKITYQDGITVGELADKLNVESSDVIKKLFLLGIMANINQSLDDETLEVIVDEYGVELEKEEVVDEEDLAIYFEDATDDEDAIERPAVVTIMGHVDHGKTTLLDSIRHTKVTAGEAGGITQHIGAYQIENDGKTITFLDTPGHAAFTTMRARGAQVTDITILVVAADDGVMPQTIEAINHAKEANVPTIVAVNKIDKPTSNPDRVMQELTEYGLIPEDWGGDTIFVPLSALSGDGIDNLLEMIVLVSEVQELKANPNNRAVGTVIEAELDKSRGPSASLLVQNGTLNVGDSLVVGNTYGRIRAMVNDLGQRIKTAGPSTPVEITGINDVPQAGDRFVVFSDEKQARRIGEARHEENILQQRQESKNVSLDNLFEQMKQGEMKDLNVIIKGDVQGSVEALAASLMKIDVEGVNVRIIHTAVGAINESDVTLANASNGIIIGFNVRPDTGAKRAAEAENVDMRLHRVIYNVIEEIESAMKGLLDPEFEEQVIGQAEVRQTFKVSKVGTIAGSYVTDGKITRNAGVRVIRDGVVQFEGELDTLKRYKDDVKEVAQGYECGITVEKFNDLKEGDIIEAYEMVEVER, translated from the coding sequence ATGAGTAAAAAAAGAATTTACGAATATGCCAAAGAATTAAATTTAAAAAGTAAAGATGTTATAGATGAACTTAAGAAAATGGATGTTGAGGTTTCTAACCATATGCAAGCGTTAGAAGATAACCAAATTGTTGCTTTAGACAAGATTTATAAAAAAGACAATCAAAGTGACAAAGGCCAAGCTCAACAACCTAAAGCACAAGGTCAAAAACAAGACAACAAAAAACAACAAAGTTCTCAAAAACCTGCCCAAGGCAACAAGCAAGATGCAAAAAATAATAAGAAACAAAATAACAAAAAGCAAAATAATAAAAATAACAAGAAACAAAACAGACAAAATAATAAAGAGCAACAAACAACAAAAGAGACACCTTCAAAAATTACTTATCAAGACGGTATAACTGTAGGTGAACTTGCGGACAAGTTGAATGTTGAATCTTCTGATGTTATTAAAAAGCTCTTCTTATTAGGAATCATGGCGAATATTAACCAATCATTAGATGATGAAACTTTAGAAGTTATCGTTGATGAATATGGTGTAGAACTTGAAAAAGAAGAAGTAGTAGATGAAGAAGATTTAGCTATTTACTTTGAAGATGCTACTGATGATGAAGATGCAATTGAAAGACCAGCAGTAGTTACAATTATGGGACATGTTGACCATGGTAAAACGACATTATTAGATTCTATTCGTCATACTAAAGTAACAGCTGGTGAAGCAGGTGGTATTACGCAACATATTGGTGCATATCAAATAGAAAATGATGGCAAAACAATTACTTTCTTAGATACTCCAGGACATGCTGCCTTTACTACTATGCGTGCACGTGGTGCTCAAGTTACCGACATTACAATTTTAGTCGTTGCAGCTGATGATGGTGTAATGCCACAAACGATTGAAGCAATCAATCATGCAAAAGAAGCTAATGTACCTACAATCGTTGCTGTTAACAAAATCGATAAACCAACTTCAAACCCTGACCGTGTGATGCAAGAATTAACAGAATATGGTTTAATTCCTGAAGATTGGGGTGGCGACACAATTTTCGTACCACTTTCAGCGCTAAGTGGCGATGGAATCGATAATTTATTAGAAATGATTGTACTTGTATCAGAAGTACAAGAATTAAAAGCTAATCCAAATAACCGTGCAGTGGGTACAGTTATTGAGGCTGAATTAGATAAATCACGTGGACCATCAGCATCTTTATTAGTACAAAATGGTACGTTAAATGTTGGAGATTCACTTGTTGTAGGTAATACGTATGGTCGTATCCGTGCAATGGTAAATGATTTAGGACAAAGAATTAAAACCGCTGGACCTTCTACACCTGTTGAAATAACGGGTATCAATGATGTACCTCAAGCAGGGGACCGTTTTGTTGTATTCTCTGATGAGAAACAAGCTCGAAGAATTGGTGAAGCACGTCACGAAGAGAATATTTTACAACAACGTCAAGAAAGTAAAAATGTTTCATTAGATAATTTATTTGAACAAATGAAGCAAGGTGAAATGAAAGACTTAAATGTTATTATAAAAGGTGACGTTCAAGGTTCAGTTGAAGCATTAGCTGCATCACTTATGAAGATTGATGTTGAAGGCGTTAACGTTAGAATCATCCACACTGCTGTTGGTGCAATTAATGAATCAGACGTTACTTTAGCGAATGCGTCTAATGGTATTATTATCGGTTTTAACGTTAGACCAGATACCGGCGCTAAACGTGCAGCTGAAGCTGAAAATGTAGATATGCGTTTACACCGTGTAATTTACAACGTTATTGAAGAAATTGAATCTGCGATGAAAGGTTTACTTGATCCAGAATTTGAAGAACAAGTTATTGGTCAAGCAGAAGTTCGTCAAACATTCAAAGTTTCTAAAGTGGGTACGATCGCAGGTAGTTATGTAACAGATGGTAAAATTACGCGTAATGCCGGCGTACGTGTTATTAGAGATGGTGTTGTACAATTCGAAGGTGAATTAGATACTTTAAAACGTTACAAAGATGACGTTAAAGAAGTAGCTCAAGGATATGAATGTGGTATCACAGTTGAGAAATTTAATGACCTTAAAGAAGGCGACATCATTGAAGCATATGAAATGGTTGAAGTTGAAAGATAA
- a CDS encoding bifunctional riboflavin kinase/FAD synthetase: MKVIEVTHPIQEDQFIKEPVAMAFGFFDGMHKGHSKVFDTLIQKAEESNLKKAVMTFDPHPSVVLNPERKRTDYLTPIEDKLDIIEQYGIDYCIVINFSSKFADVSAEDFVNDYILKNNVVKIIAGFDFTFGKYGKGNMMTLSELDECETTIVSKLEIESEKISTTEIRRALKEGDLTKANKELGYRYQIKGTVVQGEKRGRTIGFPTANVQPSGDYVLPKKGVYAVSMKIGAEDKIYRGVANVGVKPTFHDPSQAQVVIEVNLFDFKEDIYGERVVVYWHHFLRPEVKFDGIDPLVEQMHKDKEQAKYLLSVDFGDDVSYNI, translated from the coding sequence ATGAAAGTTATAGAAGTTACACACCCAATTCAAGAAGATCAATTCATTAAAGAGCCTGTAGCTATGGCTTTCGGCTTTTTTGACGGTATGCATAAAGGCCATTCCAAAGTGTTTGATACTTTAATTCAAAAAGCTGAAGAAAGTAATTTAAAAAAAGCGGTTATGACATTTGATCCACATCCTTCAGTTGTCTTAAACCCTGAACGTAAAAGAACAGACTACTTAACACCTATCGAAGATAAATTGGATATTATCGAACAATATGGCATTGATTACTGCATCGTAATCAATTTTTCTTCGAAATTTGCCGATGTTAGTGCAGAAGATTTTGTGAACGACTATATATTGAAAAATAATGTAGTGAAAATAATAGCTGGCTTTGACTTTACTTTTGGTAAATATGGTAAAGGTAATATGATGACTTTAAGTGAATTAGATGAATGTGAAACGACTATAGTTAGTAAATTAGAAATTGAATCAGAAAAAATTTCTACGACAGAAATTAGACGTGCTTTAAAAGAAGGCGATTTAACTAAAGCCAATAAAGAATTAGGCTATCGCTACCAAATTAAGGGTACAGTCGTTCAAGGAGAAAAAAGGGGCAGAACAATAGGTTTTCCAACTGCAAATGTTCAACCAAGCGGCGATTATGTACTACCGAAAAAAGGTGTTTATGCAGTTAGCATGAAAATAGGTGCTGAAGATAAAATTTATAGAGGCGTTGCTAACGTGGGCGTTAAACCTACATTCCATGATCCTTCACAAGCACAAGTCGTAATTGAAGTGAATTTATTTGATTTTAAAGAAGATATTTATGGCGAGCGAGTAGTTGTTTATTGGCATCATTTTTTGCGCCCAGAAGTCAAATTTGATGGCATTGATCCTTTAGTCGAACAAATGCATAAAGATAAAGAACAAGCCAAATATTTATTATCGGTTGATTTTGGTGATGATGTATCATATAATATTTAA
- the rnjB gene encoding ribonuclease J2 has protein sequence MSLIKKKNKNIRIIPLGGVGEIAKNMYIVEVDDEMFMLDAGLMFPEDEMLGVDIVIPDIQYVIENKHKLKGIFLTHGHEHAIGAVTYVLEQVDAPVYGSKLTIALVKENMKSRNINKKVRYYTVNNESVMRFKGVNVTFFSTAHSIPDSLGVCIHTSYGSIVYTGEFKFDQSLQGHYAPDLKHMTEIGAEGVFALISDSTEAEKPGYNTPENVIESHMYDAFTKVKGRLIVSCYASNFIRIQQVLNVASKLNRKVSFLGRSLESSFSIARKMGYFDIPKDLLIPINEVENYPKNEVIIIATGMQGEPIEALSQMAQQKHKIMNIEEGDSVFLAITASANMEVIIGDTLNELVRAGAEVLPNNKKIHASSHGCMEELKMMINIMKPEYFIPVNGEFKMQIAHAKLANEAGVQPEKIFLVEKGDVVNYDGEEMILNEKVNSGNVLIDGIGVGDVGNIVLRDRHLLAEDGIFIAVVTLDPKNRRIAAGPEIQSRGFVYVRESEELLNEAEEKVREIVEQGLMEKRIEWSEIKQNMRDQISKLLFESTKRRPMIIPVISEI, from the coding sequence TTGAGTTTAATTAAGAAAAAAAATAAAAATATTCGCATAATCCCCCTTGGTGGAGTCGGAGAAATTGCGAAAAATATGTATATCGTTGAAGTAGACGATGAAATGTTTATGTTAGATGCTGGTTTAATGTTCCCAGAGGATGAAATGCTAGGGGTCGACATCGTTATACCAGATATTCAATATGTTATTGAAAACAAACATAAACTTAAAGGGATCTTTTTGACACATGGGCATGAGCATGCAATTGGTGCGGTAACTTATGTGTTAGAACAAGTTGATGCCCCAGTGTATGGTTCAAAACTAACAATTGCTTTAGTTAAAGAAAATATGAAATCACGTAATATAAATAAAAAAGTTAGATACTATACAGTAAATAATGAATCTGTTATGCGTTTTAAAGGCGTTAATGTCACGTTCTTTAGTACAGCGCACAGTATTCCTGATAGTTTAGGTGTGTGTATTCATACTTCATATGGTTCAATCGTTTATACTGGCGAATTTAAATTCGACCAAAGTTTACAAGGCCATTATGCACCTGATTTAAAACATATGACTGAAATTGGTGCAGAAGGCGTTTTCGCACTAATCAGTGATTCTACAGAGGCAGAAAAACCCGGCTACAATACGCCTGAAAATGTTATAGAATCACATATGTATGATGCATTTACTAAAGTCAAAGGACGTTTAATCGTTTCATGTTATGCCTCTAACTTTATTCGCATTCAACAAGTATTGAATGTTGCTAGCAAGTTAAATAGAAAAGTGTCATTTTTAGGTAGATCACTTGAAAGTTCTTTTAGCATTGCGCGTAAAATGGGTTATTTTGATATACCAAAAGACTTACTTATTCCGATAAACGAAGTTGAAAATTACCCTAAAAACGAAGTTATTATTATTGCGACTGGTATGCAAGGCGAACCAATCGAAGCACTAAGCCAAATGGCACAACAAAAACACAAAATTATGAATATTGAAGAAGGCGATTCAGTATTTTTAGCTATCACAGCATCGGCAAATATGGAAGTTATAATCGGTGACACTTTAAATGAGCTTGTGAGAGCAGGCGCAGAGGTTTTACCGAATAACAAAAAAATTCATGCATCAAGCCATGGTTGTATGGAAGAATTAAAAATGATGATTAACATTATGAAGCCAGAATATTTTATTCCTGTTAATGGTGAATTTAAAATGCAAATTGCGCATGCCAAATTAGCCAACGAAGCAGGCGTTCAGCCTGAGAAAATCTTTTTAGTAGAAAAAGGTGACGTTGTTAATTATGACGGCGAAGAAATGATTTTAAATGAAAAAGTAAATTCAGGAAATGTGTTAATTGATGGTATTGGCGTTGGTGATGTCGGCAATATCGTCTTAAGAGATCGTCATTTGTTAGCAGAAGATGGCATTTTTATTGCAGTAGTGACATTAGATCCAAAAAACAGACGTATTGCTGCTGGTCCAGAAATACAATCACGTGGTTTTGTATATGTGCGTGAAAGCGAAGAATTATTAAATGAAGCTGAAGAAAAAGTGCGCGAAATTGTAGAACAAGGACTGATGGAAAAAAGAATCGAATGGTCTGAAATTAAACAAAATATGCGCGATCAAATCAGTAAGCTTTTATTTGAAAGTACAAAACGTCGTCCAATGATCATTCCAGTTATTTCGGAAATCTAA
- the rnpM gene encoding RNase P modulator RnpM, with protein MKKKKIPMRKCILSNEMHPKKDMIRVVINKEGEIFADATGKKQGRGAYVSKDVNEVEKAQQKGVLEKYFKSDAETLDPVYKEIIRLIYREEIPK; from the coding sequence ATGAAAAAGAAAAAAATTCCAATGCGTAAATGTATCCTTTCTAATGAAATGCATCCTAAGAAAGACATGATTAGGGTGGTCATTAATAAAGAAGGAGAAATATTTGCAGATGCGACAGGTAAGAAACAAGGTCGTGGCGCTTATGTTTCTAAAGATGTAAATGAAGTAGAAAAAGCACAACAAAAAGGCGTGCTTGAAAAATATTTTAAATCAGACGCAGAAACTTTAGATCCAGTATATAAAGAAATCATACGTCTGATTTATCGTGAAGAGATACCTAAATGA
- the pnp gene encoding polyribonucleotide nucleotidyltransferase codes for MSQEKKVFKTEWANRSLTIETGQLAKQANGAALVRYGDTVVLSTAVASKEPRDVDFFPLMVNFEEKMYAAGKIPGGFKKREGRPSDDATLTARLIDRPIRPLFPKGYKHDVQIMNTVLSADPDCSPEMAAMIGSSVALSVSDIPFQGPIAGVNVGLVDGQFVINPTVEQREVSRLDLEVAGHRDAVNMVEAGASEITEQEMLEAIFFGHEEIQRLVDFQQQIIDHLTPEKQAFTPVEQDEQLVDKVTRLTEEQGLKKAVLTFDKQQRDDNLDALKDAVIEQFVDEEDPDNEALIKEVKGILNDLVKAEVRRLIAEEKIRPDGRKTDEIRPLESEVGLLPRTHGSGLFTRGQTQALSVVTLGSLSEYQIIDGLGAEEEKRFMHHYNFPNFSVGETGPVRSPGRREIGHGALGERALQQIIPDIKDFPYTVRIVSEVLESNGSSSQASICGSTLALMDAGVPIKAPVAGIAMGLVTRDDSYTILTDIQGMEDALGDMDFKVAGTSEGITAIQMDIKIDGLTKEIIQEALEQAREGRMAILNHMLETIDVPRNDLSAYAPKVVTMNIKPDKIRDVIGPGGKKINEIIDETGVKLDIEQDGTIFIGAVDQEAINKAKSIIEDITREAEVGQTYDAKVKRIEKYGAFVELFPGKDALVHISQIANERINKVEDVLAIGDTLKVKVTEIDKQGRVNASHKVLESK; via the coding sequence ATGTCTCAAGAGAAAAAAGTTTTTAAAACTGAATGGGCAAACCGTTCATTAACCATCGAGACGGGACAGTTAGCTAAGCAAGCTAATGGTGCTGCGCTTGTACGTTATGGAGACACGGTAGTACTTTCTACTGCTGTTGCTTCAAAAGAACCACGTGACGTGGATTTCTTCCCATTAATGGTTAACTTTGAAGAAAAAATGTACGCAGCAGGTAAAATCCCTGGAGGTTTTAAAAAACGTGAAGGTCGTCCTAGCGATGATGCTACGTTAACAGCGCGACTAATCGATAGACCAATCCGTCCATTATTCCCAAAAGGTTACAAACATGATGTTCAAATTATGAATACGGTACTTAGTGCAGATCCTGATTGTTCACCTGAAATGGCAGCAATGATAGGTTCATCAGTAGCATTAAGTGTTTCTGACATTCCATTCCAAGGACCAATTGCGGGTGTTAACGTTGGTCTTGTAGACGGACAATTTGTAATAAATCCAACAGTAGAGCAGCGTGAAGTTTCTAGATTAGATTTAGAAGTTGCTGGTCATCGTGATGCTGTAAACATGGTAGAAGCTGGTGCTAGTGAAATTACTGAACAAGAAATGCTAGAAGCAATCTTTTTCGGACACGAAGAAATTCAACGTTTAGTTGACTTCCAACAACAGATAATTGATCATTTAACACCTGAAAAACAAGCATTTACACCTGTAGAACAAGATGAACAATTAGTAGACAAAGTTACGCGTTTAACTGAAGAACAAGGATTGAAAAAAGCTGTTTTAACTTTTGATAAACAGCAACGTGACGACAATTTAGATGCCCTAAAAGATGCAGTGATTGAACAATTTGTCGATGAAGAAGATCCAGATAATGAAGCTTTAATTAAAGAAGTTAAAGGTATTTTAAATGACTTAGTTAAAGCTGAAGTAAGAAGATTAATCGCTGAAGAAAAAATTAGACCTGATGGCCGTAAAACTGATGAAATTAGACCGTTAGAATCTGAAGTTGGCTTATTACCTAGAACACATGGTTCAGGTTTATTCACACGTGGTCAAACACAAGCGTTATCTGTAGTGACGTTAGGTTCACTAAGTGAATATCAAATTATTGATGGTTTAGGCGCTGAGGAAGAAAAACGCTTTATGCATCATTACAATTTCCCTAACTTCTCTGTCGGTGAAACTGGACCGGTACGTTCTCCGGGTCGAAGAGAAATTGGACACGGTGCGTTAGGTGAACGCGCATTACAACAAATTATTCCTGATATTAAAGATTTCCCTTATACAGTTAGAATCGTAAGTGAAGTGCTTGAATCAAATGGTTCTTCTTCACAAGCATCAATCTGTGGTTCAACGCTCGCATTGATGGATGCAGGTGTTCCTATTAAAGCACCAGTAGCAGGTATTGCTATGGGACTAGTAACTAGAGATGATAGTTATACAATTTTAACAGATATTCAAGGTATGGAAGATGCTTTAGGAGACATGGACTTTAAAGTTGCCGGTACTTCAGAAGGTATCACAGCGATTCAAATGGACATCAAAATTGATGGACTAACTAAAGAAATTATCCAAGAAGCATTAGAACAAGCACGCGAAGGTAGAATGGCTATCTTAAATCATATGCTTGAAACTATTGACGTTCCTAGAAATGACCTTAGTGCTTATGCGCCAAAAGTCGTAACGATGAACATTAAACCAGACAAGATTAGAGACGTTATTGGACCTGGTGGTAAAAAAATCAATGAAATCATCGATGAAACTGGCGTGAAATTAGATATCGAACAAGATGGTACGATATTTATCGGTGCGGTAGACCAAGAGGCAATTAACAAAGCTAAATCAATTATTGAAGACATTACGCGTGAAGCGGAAGTCGGTCAAACTTATGATGCGAAAGTAAAACGTATTGAGAAATACGGTGCATTTGTTGAACTATTCCCTGGTAAAGATGCATTAGTTCACATTTCACAAATTGCTAACGAACGTATCAATAAAGTAGAAGACGTGCTTGCGATTGGTGATACACTTAAAGTTAAAGTAACTGAAATCGACAAACAAGGTCGTGTAAATGCATCACACAAAGTATTAGAAAGTAAATAA